Proteins co-encoded in one Acinetobacter lwoffii genomic window:
- a CDS encoding YcgL domain-containing protein, which translates to MQVSIYKSSKKSEMYLYVARPANESEAETFEPLSVLTEAVQAAFGRATFVMHLELSESRKLARANVLHVMDSIETRGFFLQMPPEGLIDPNAVAPEGLRGA; encoded by the coding sequence ATGCAAGTGTCTATCTACAAATCCAGCAAAAAAAGTGAAATGTATCTGTATGTGGCGCGTCCTGCGAATGAAAGCGAAGCTGAAACATTCGAACCTTTAAGCGTATTGACTGAAGCAGTACAGGCAGCATTTGGACGTGCGACTTTTGTCATGCATCTTGAATTAAGCGAATCACGTAAACTGGCACGTGCCAATGTCTTGCATGTCATGGATTCTATTGAAACTCGCGGTTTCTTCCTGCAAATGCCGCCAGAAGGCTTGATTGATCCAAATGCTGTGGCACCAGAAGGTTTACGCGGTGCTTAA
- a CDS encoding AAA family ATPase produces the protein MSADIQQFSGTAQYIATDSLKLAVKAARSLQKPLLVKGEPGTGKTLLAEQVAESLGLKLITWHIKSTTKAQQGLYEYDAVSRLRDSQLGDDRVYDIKNYIKPGKLWEAFTSEERCVLLIDEIDKADIEFPNDLLHELDKMSFYVYETGETITATQRPIVIITSNNEKELPDAFLRRCFFHYIEFPDEATMREIIDVHFANISTTLVNEALQVFFKLRQIPGLKKPPSTSELIDWLSLLMADDMPEDILRNTDKSKAIPPLYGALIKNEQDVQLLERLAFMSRR, from the coding sequence ATGTCTGCTGATATTCAACAATTTTCAGGTACCGCTCAGTACATTGCGACTGACAGTTTAAAACTTGCGGTGAAAGCTGCACGCAGTTTGCAAAAACCGTTGCTGGTCAAAGGTGAGCCGGGTACAGGTAAGACTTTGCTGGCCGAGCAAGTCGCAGAAAGTCTGGGTTTGAAGCTGATCACCTGGCACATCAAGTCCACTACCAAAGCACAACAAGGTTTGTATGAATACGATGCCGTATCCCGCTTGCGCGATAGTCAGTTGGGTGATGACCGTGTCTATGACATCAAGAACTACATCAAGCCGGGTAAATTATGGGAAGCGTTTACCAGTGAAGAGCGCTGTGTCCTGTTGATTGATGAAATTGATAAGGCAGACATCGAGTTTCCAAATGACTTGCTGCATGAACTCGATAAAATGTCGTTCTATGTGTACGAGACTGGCGAGACCATTACGGCAACTCAGCGCCCAATCGTGATCATTACCTCAAATAATGAAAAAGAATTGCCAGATGCTTTCCTGCGTCGTTGCTTCTTCCATTACATCGAATTCCCGGATGAAGCCACCATGCGTGAAATCATCGATGTGCATTTTGCCAATATCTCGACCACATTGGTCAATGAAGCGCTGCAAGTATTCTTTAAATTACGCCAGATTCCGGGTTTGAAAAAACCACCTTCAACCTCTGAATTGATTGACTGGCTCAGCCTGCTGATGGCCGATGACATGCCGGAAGATATTCTGCGCAATACCGACAAATCCAAAGCAATTCCGCCATTGTACGGCGCATTAATCAAAAACGAGCAAGATGTGCAGTTGCTTGAACGTCTAGCATTTATGTCACGTCGCTAA
- a CDS encoding vWA domain-containing protein, translated as MFVRLFYTLRKYGVPVSTRELIDLNQAVSAGLVFADQDEFYQLAKTVMVKDERYFDKFDRAMKDYFDGIATFDLDELLNQVHKLPKDWFDLELLEKHLTPEQREDLKKAGSLEELMKMLEERLREQHKKHQGGNKMIGTGGTSPFGAYGDHPEGVRIGGPGRKRSAVKVWEQRQYRNLDDEQILGSRQMQMALRRLRKFARQGAAEELDIDGTIRETAKQGILDVQLVPERRNRIKVLMLFDVGGSMDAHIAQCEKLFSAAKTEFKTLEYFYFHNCLYDYVWKDNIRRSSSRINTWDLFNTYGRDYRVIVVGDASMAPYELNSVGGSVEYMNDEAGQVWLQRLRQHFDKTAWLNPEEEKYWHYTHTIGLIQQIFENHMFPMTLKGIEDMTKYLAR; from the coding sequence ATGTTTGTGCGACTGTTTTATACCTTACGCAAATATGGTGTACCGGTATCGACTCGCGAATTGATTGACCTGAATCAGGCAGTTTCTGCAGGTCTGGTGTTTGCCGATCAGGACGAGTTCTATCAGCTGGCCAAAACCGTAATGGTCAAGGACGAGCGCTATTTCGACAAGTTCGATCGCGCCATGAAAGATTATTTTGATGGTATCGCGACCTTTGATCTGGATGAACTGCTAAATCAGGTGCATAAGCTGCCCAAAGACTGGTTCGATCTCGAATTACTCGAGAAGCATCTGACCCCGGAGCAGCGCGAAGATCTGAAAAAAGCCGGATCGCTAGAAGAACTGATGAAAATGCTGGAAGAGCGTCTGCGCGAACAGCATAAAAAACATCAGGGCGGTAACAAGATGATTGGTACTGGTGGTACTTCGCCCTTTGGTGCTTATGGTGATCATCCTGAAGGCGTGCGTATTGGCGGGCCAGGGCGTAAGCGTTCTGCAGTGAAAGTCTGGGAGCAGCGTCAATACCGTAATCTGGATGATGAGCAGATTTTGGGTAGCCGCCAGATGCAGATGGCATTGCGCCGTCTACGAAAATTTGCCCGTCAGGGTGCAGCCGAAGAACTCGATATTGATGGTACGATTCGTGAAACGGCCAAGCAGGGTATTCTGGATGTGCAACTGGTGCCCGAGCGTCGTAACCGTATTAAAGTTTTAATGCTGTTCGATGTCGGTGGTTCGATGGATGCGCATATTGCCCAGTGTGAAAAGCTGTTCAGTGCGGCGAAAACCGAATTCAAGACCCTGGAATATTTCTATTTCCATAACTGTCTCTATGACTATGTCTGGAAAGACAATATCCGTCGTTCCAGTTCACGCATCAATACCTGGGATTTGTTCAATACCTATGGCCGTGATTACCGCGTGATTGTGGTCGGAGATGCCAGTATGGCGCCGTATGAGCTGAATTCTGTCGGTGGTTCGGTTGAATATATGAATGATGAAGCTGGACAGGTCTGGTTACAGCGTCTGCGTCAGCATTTTGATAAAACTGCTTGGCTGAATCCGGAAGAAGAAAAATACTGGCATTACACCCATACCATTGGTCTGATCCAGCAGATATTTGAAAATCATATGTTTCCAATGACGCTGAAAGGCATTGAAGACATGACCAAATATCTGGCGCGTTAA
- the trpB gene encoding tryptophan synthase subunit beta, which yields MAHQINGIALPNEEGFFGQYGGQFIPPDLKQAMDDINVAYQEIRQTEEFQNELKDLFAHYVGRPSPLFHAKRLSEQLGGAQIYLKREDLNHTGAHKINHCLGEALLAKYMGKTKVIAETGAGQHGVALATACALVGIPCEIHMGQVDIEKEHPNVVKMKILGAKLISVTRGTATLKDAVDSAFEEYLKDPKNYIYAIGSVVGPHPFPMMVRDFQSIIGDEIKVQANERFGANPDYVVACVGGGSNAVGAFTAFLNEPDVKLVGVEPAGHGLDTDKHSATLTLGKPSQLHGMACYVLEDEQGEPLPVHSIASGLDYPGVGPQHSLLKDLGRVEYTTATDQECLDAFMTLSRVEGIVPALESSHAVAWAIREAGKLPKDTKIVVNLSGRGDKDSDYVAEKLGLN from the coding sequence ATGGCTCATCAAATTAATGGTATTGCGTTACCAAATGAAGAGGGTTTTTTTGGTCAATATGGCGGTCAGTTTATTCCACCCGATCTGAAACAGGCCATGGATGATATTAATGTGGCCTATCAGGAAATTCGTCAGACTGAAGAATTTCAGAATGAATTGAAAGACCTATTTGCTCATTATGTCGGTCGTCCAAGTCCACTATTTCATGCCAAACGTCTTTCTGAACAGCTCGGTGGAGCCCAGATTTATTTGAAACGTGAAGATCTGAACCATACTGGCGCGCACAAGATTAATCATTGCCTAGGTGAAGCACTACTGGCCAAATATATGGGCAAGACCAAAGTCATCGCAGAAACTGGTGCCGGCCAGCATGGTGTTGCTTTGGCAACTGCATGTGCCTTGGTGGGTATTCCGTGTGAAATTCATATGGGGCAGGTGGATATCGAAAAAGAGCATCCAAACGTCGTCAAGATGAAAATTCTGGGTGCCAAGCTGATTTCTGTGACTCGCGGTACAGCCACACTCAAAGATGCAGTCGACAGTGCTTTTGAAGAATATTTGAAAGATCCGAAAAATTACATCTATGCTATCGGTTCGGTGGTTGGACCGCATCCATTTCCGATGATGGTTCGTGATTTTCAGTCGATTATTGGTGATGAGATTAAAGTTCAGGCCAATGAGCGTTTTGGTGCAAATCCTGACTATGTTGTTGCCTGTGTCGGTGGGGGTTCCAATGCAGTTGGCGCATTCACTGCATTTTTAAATGAACCAGATGTGAAACTGGTAGGCGTTGAGCCGGCAGGTCATGGTCTGGATACTGACAAGCACTCAGCAACATTAACTTTGGGTAAGCCGAGCCAGTTACACGGGATGGCCTGTTATGTGCTAGAAGATGAACAAGGCGAACCTTTACCAGTGCATTCAATTGCTTCTGGTCTGGACTATCCAGGAGTAGGCCCGCAGCACAGTCTGTTAAAAGATCTGGGACGGGTAGAGTACACTACAGCAACTGATCAGGAATGTCTGGATGCATTTATGACCCTTTCACGCGTTGAAGGCATTGTGCCTGCACTGGAAAGTTCACATGCAGTAGCTTGGGCCATTCGTGAAGCGGGTAAATTGCCAAAAGATACCAAGATTGTGGTGAACTTATCAGGTCGTGGTGATAAAGACTCAGATTATGTCGCAGAAAAATTAGGTCTCAACTGA
- a CDS encoding CBS domain-containing protein, whose product MTNVAQVLSEKMHQAIYTIRPDSTVLEAITLMADKGIGALVVTHEDNVVGILSERDYTRKIALMQRTSFDTTVNEIMTSKVITVNTATSVEDCLSLMTERHLRHLPVVEHEKLIGLISIGDLVKAAMDDQRKLIEQLQQYISG is encoded by the coding sequence ATGACCAATGTGGCACAGGTGCTCAGTGAAAAAATGCATCAAGCTATTTATACCATCCGTCCAGATTCTACCGTTTTAGAGGCCATCACCTTGATGGCAGATAAAGGAATCGGGGCGCTTGTGGTAACCCATGAAGACAACGTGGTGGGGATTTTGTCAGAGCGAGATTACACGCGTAAGATCGCGCTGATGCAAAGAACCTCATTCGACACCACTGTTAATGAGATCATGACCTCTAAAGTGATTACCGTAAATACAGCTACTAGCGTAGAAGACTGTTTATCTCTGATGACTGAACGCCACCTACGCCACTTACCTGTGGTCGAACATGAAAAACTGATCGGTTTGATTTCAATTGGGGATTTGGTCAAAGCGGCCATGGATGACCAACGCAAATTAATTGAACAGTTACAGCAATATATCTCAGGTTAA
- a CDS encoding DUF2750 domain-containing protein — protein MKPRKIIQIDPICKNFLLKITMLKSLMNCGELWGAYHQGWAMMRDQEDCIFPFWLNPLDAKNYAQQHWPDYIPRKINSEDFENALLPTLSRLNVTPALFNTNGTKLKLTAAQMRHLFFSQQRLHIA, from the coding sequence ATGAAACCACGAAAAATTATTCAAATTGATCCGATCTGCAAAAACTTTCTGTTAAAGATCACGATGCTTAAATCTTTGATGAATTGTGGCGAGCTATGGGGCGCATATCACCAAGGCTGGGCGATGATGCGTGACCAGGAAGACTGTATCTTCCCATTCTGGCTCAATCCGCTGGATGCTAAAAATTATGCCCAGCAGCATTGGCCGGATTACATCCCGCGTAAAATCAATTCTGAAGATTTTGAAAATGCATTATTGCCGACCCTGTCGCGACTGAATGTTACGCCAGCCCTGTTCAACACCAATGGAACCAAACTCAAACTGACTGCTGCACAGATGCGTCATCTGTTTTTTTCGCAACAAAGACTGCACATTGCTTAA
- a CDS encoding SEL1-like repeat protein, with protein sequence MIQQLSQHDLEHLYADAVNTIQSQMNFADAVKQLEEAARAGHGKAALFLAELYYQGFRVERDSLKAQYWQNMATMQA encoded by the coding sequence ATGATACAACAACTCTCTCAACACGATCTGGAACATCTGTACGCAGATGCCGTGAATACCATTCAATCGCAAATGAACTTTGCTGATGCGGTAAAACAGCTTGAAGAAGCCGCTCGTGCAGGCCATGGTAAAGCAGCGCTCTTTTTAGCAGAACTTTATTATCAAGGTTTCCGTGTAGAACGAGATTCACTCAAAGCCCAGTACTGGCAAAACATGGCCACCATGCAAGCATAA
- a CDS encoding M16 family metallopeptidase encodes MLQLRSFLLISILSLSSATHAENYLDPQPNQNDNPSQLQSIPLLQSLKNINQQRDFQAPYIHDLNNRYKVRTLFVETQDLPMVDIQLTFNAGSARDQEITKGLYGLSNMAAKLMREGTDKYSANQVAEVFDQTGAQFSVQAYRDMFVVRLRTLSDPEKLEPALGMLMEVLKNASFKPSSINLALSNTQVGQKQLQENPSRLMDIRFYRALYGQHPYAEPITGTQGSTKKINAELLKKFRDQFLVAQNMNISITGKLSPKQALELSERIAGNLPQGQKAVRLPQPETQSGFEVVHLPYNSSQAHVTFGHLGPTRFTEDKLALEVANRMFGGSGFNAVLMQELRVKRGFTYGAYSSLSFSQAPGVFSFKYSTRQDQLLDSIQVAHQAFINFVSQPIDTQRLEETKAGMLRAFPNNYSSNATINAQLGNIGFYSEQTDYLSSYPERLAKITAADVQNAVRKHFHPDRLTLVVVNKELDQNALKMRLEQNLMDANYYLPTNPMPKASPQRPAEADVPEAIPADKPASI; translated from the coding sequence ATGCTTCAACTTCGTTCATTTTTGCTTATTTCAATTTTAAGTCTTAGCTCGGCTACCCATGCAGAAAACTATCTGGATCCCCAGCCTAACCAAAATGATAATCCGAGTCAGTTACAGTCTATCCCTTTGCTGCAAAGCTTAAAAAATATTAATCAGCAACGGGATTTTCAGGCGCCTTATATTCATGACCTGAACAATCGCTATAAGGTACGTACACTGTTCGTTGAAACGCAGGATCTTCCCATGGTAGATATCCAGCTGACCTTTAATGCCGGTTCGGCTCGTGATCAGGAAATTACCAAAGGTCTATATGGCCTATCCAATATGGCAGCCAAGTTGATGCGTGAAGGAACCGACAAATATAGCGCCAATCAGGTGGCGGAAGTTTTTGACCAAACCGGAGCACAATTCAGCGTACAAGCCTATCGGGACATGTTTGTGGTCCGTCTGCGTACGCTTTCAGACCCGGAAAAACTGGAACCCGCATTGGGCATGCTGATGGAGGTTCTCAAGAATGCATCATTTAAACCATCCAGCATTAATCTGGCTTTAAGCAATACCCAAGTGGGACAAAAACAGCTGCAGGAAAATCCAAGCCGACTCATGGATATCCGTTTTTATCGTGCCCTATATGGTCAACACCCTTATGCAGAACCAATCACTGGTACCCAAGGCAGTACCAAGAAAATTAACGCAGAATTATTGAAAAAATTTCGTGATCAGTTTTTGGTGGCGCAAAATATGAATATTTCCATTACTGGAAAACTCAGCCCGAAACAGGCACTGGAACTGTCTGAACGCATTGCCGGTAATTTACCCCAAGGGCAAAAAGCAGTGCGATTGCCACAACCTGAAACTCAATCTGGTTTTGAAGTGGTACATCTACCCTATAACTCGTCTCAGGCGCATGTCACCTTTGGGCATTTAGGCCCAACTCGCTTTACTGAAGATAAACTGGCTTTAGAGGTCGCCAATCGCATGTTTGGCGGTAGCGGATTTAATGCGGTATTGATGCAGGAACTGCGGGTGAAACGTGGTTTTACTTATGGCGCTTATAGTTCGTTGAGCTTTAGTCAGGCACCGGGCGTATTCAGCTTTAAGTATTCCACGCGTCAGGATCAACTGCTAGATAGCATTCAGGTCGCACATCAAGCATTTATCAACTTTGTCAGTCAACCTATTGATACTCAGCGTCTGGAAGAAACCAAAGCAGGCATGTTACGTGCTTTTCCTAATAATTACAGCAGTAATGCCACCATTAATGCCCAGCTAGGCAATATAGGTTTTTATAGTGAGCAAACTGATTATTTATCCAGTTATCCAGAACGCCTGGCTAAAATCACAGCGGCAGATGTACAAAATGCAGTGCGCAAGCATTTTCATCCTGATCGCTTAACCCTGGTCGTTGTCAATAAAGAACTGGATCAAAATGCTTTGAAAATGCGTTTGGAACAGAATTTAATGGATGCCAATTATTACTTACCAACAAATCCTATGCCTAAGGCATCTCCACAGAGACCGGCGGAAGCTGACGTGCCCGAAGCGATTCCTGCTGATAAGCCTGCATCAATTTAA
- a CDS encoding M16 family metallopeptidase, with protein MSATFLTVSSFSRMIKQTLYPLGALLLGLSINQAQAQTRSELSRTTFETTLSNGLKVIIREDHRAPMVMTQIWYKVGSSDESGNILGVSHALEHMMFKGTHKVPNDEFTRLSRIYGGSINAATFTNYTNYYQLYPKAYFPMALELESDRMSNLLLRQQDFEPEIKVVMEERRQRTDDNPRAQAFERFKWVSYPTSHYRQPVIGHMKTLNNIQLNDVKKWYRDWYSPNNAILVIVGNVESEAALAQVQKYFADIPARPTPARNDVLEFERLGYRHMEINSNVQVPNLYMTWNVKSLGTAKNPQDAYALTIIRSLLDSGISSRLQDRLVRDRKILTSVSVSYDPYNRGDSLFGISALPAPGISLQEAQQAIQDEVDLLKTTAMTQQEVDRISTRFISNLIYSQDDIAGQAKMIGNLEVNGLSYRLMDELPKHFESVSVQDIQRVANAYFVRENLSTLYLSPEQNTQQRGL; from the coding sequence GTGTCCGCCACCTTTTTGACTGTCTCCTCTTTTTCCAGAATGATTAAACAAACACTTTATCCACTTGGTGCCTTATTGCTGGGATTAAGTATTAATCAGGCCCAAGCCCAGACTCGCAGTGAATTATCACGCACCACTTTTGAAACCACGTTAAGTAATGGATTAAAAGTCATTATTCGGGAAGACCATCGTGCGCCCATGGTGATGACCCAGATCTGGTACAAAGTCGGCAGCAGTGATGAATCTGGCAATATTCTGGGGGTCTCGCATGCACTTGAACACATGATGTTCAAAGGTACGCATAAAGTTCCAAATGACGAATTTACCCGTCTGAGCCGGATTTATGGCGGTAGCATCAACGCCGCCACCTTTACCAATTACACCAATTATTATCAGCTCTATCCTAAGGCCTATTTCCCTATGGCGCTGGAACTTGAATCTGACCGCATGAGCAATTTATTATTGCGGCAGCAGGACTTCGAGCCAGAAATTAAAGTCGTCATGGAAGAACGGCGCCAGCGTACCGATGACAATCCGCGGGCGCAAGCATTTGAACGGTTTAAATGGGTCAGTTATCCGACCAGTCATTATCGCCAGCCGGTGATTGGACACATGAAAACTCTGAATAATATTCAGTTGAATGATGTCAAAAAATGGTACCGGGATTGGTACAGTCCGAATAATGCCATTCTGGTGATTGTGGGGAATGTAGAATCTGAAGCTGCTTTGGCTCAGGTACAAAAATATTTTGCTGACATTCCCGCACGTCCAACACCGGCGCGCAATGACGTACTGGAGTTTGAGCGTTTGGGTTATCGCCATATGGAGATCAATAGCAATGTTCAGGTGCCCAATCTGTACATGACCTGGAATGTAAAATCCCTTGGCACTGCCAAAAACCCCCAAGATGCTTATGCCTTGACCATTATTCGCAGTCTTTTGGACAGTGGCATTTCTTCGCGCCTGCAAGACCGATTGGTACGTGATCGTAAAATTCTGACCTCTGTCAGCGTTTCTTATGATCCCTATAATCGCGGCGACAGCCTGTTTGGTATTTCTGCCTTACCTGCGCCGGGCATCTCTTTGCAAGAAGCACAACAAGCAATTCAGGATGAAGTGGATTTACTTAAAACTACAGCGATGACCCAACAGGAAGTGGATCGTATCAGTACCCGCTTTATTTCCAATTTGATCTATAGCCAGGATGATATTGCCGGACAAGCCAAAATGATTGGAAATCTAGAGGTCAATGGCTTGAGTTATCGCCTGATGGATGAATTACCGAAACACTTTGAAAGTGTCAGCGTTCAGGATATCCAGCGTGTCGCAAACGCCTATTTTGTACGTGAAAATCTCAGCACGCTTTATCTCTCTCCTGAACAAAACACCCAGCAACGGGGATTATAA
- the ftsY gene encoding signal recognition particle-docking protein FtsY — MQQQSNGQNKFLIDADIGDDDVTLPSLPAVNVPIVETPSETAVVSAPVTTETENEDSAAKGGFFSRMKVGLTKTRKNLADGMVNILIGGKEIDDELLEEVEEQLLVADIGVEATKTIIANLTERTARGDLIYSHSLYKALQEELVALLAPRVKPLHIDPNKSPYVILVVGVNGVGKTTTIGKLAKRLQGEGKTVMLAAGDTFRAAATEQLQIWGERNNIAVVAQGHGADSASVIFDAFESARAKGVDVLIADTAGRLHNKGHLMQELTKVKRVMQKIDATAPHEVMLVVDAGTGQNAINQVEMFDEAVGLTGLTITKLDGTAKGGVLFNIASRTHVPIRFIGVGEKIDDLRPFSAKSFVAALFETEK, encoded by the coding sequence ATGCAACAGCAATCTAATGGGCAAAACAAATTTTTGATTGATGCTGATATCGGAGATGATGATGTCACATTACCGAGCTTACCTGCGGTCAATGTGCCTATCGTAGAAACGCCAAGCGAAACAGCTGTAGTTTCTGCACCTGTTACCACAGAAACTGAAAATGAAGATTCTGCTGCGAAAGGTGGCTTCTTTAGCCGTATGAAAGTGGGTTTAACCAAAACCCGTAAAAACCTTGCCGATGGGATGGTGAATATCCTGATCGGTGGTAAAGAAATTGATGATGAATTATTAGAAGAAGTCGAAGAGCAGCTTCTGGTGGCAGATATTGGCGTGGAAGCAACCAAGACCATTATCGCTAACCTGACTGAACGTACGGCACGTGGTGATTTGATCTACTCGCATTCACTCTATAAAGCGCTTCAGGAAGAACTGGTGGCTTTATTAGCACCACGGGTAAAACCGCTGCACATTGATCCAAACAAATCGCCTTATGTGATTCTGGTGGTTGGTGTAAATGGTGTCGGTAAAACGACTACCATTGGCAAGCTGGCAAAACGTTTGCAAGGTGAAGGCAAGACCGTCATGTTGGCAGCAGGTGATACTTTCCGTGCGGCTGCAACTGAACAGCTCCAGATCTGGGGTGAGCGTAATAATATTGCGGTTGTTGCTCAGGGTCATGGTGCTGACTCAGCTTCAGTGATTTTCGATGCTTTTGAAAGTGCGCGTGCCAAAGGTGTGGATGTATTGATTGCAGACACAGCGGGCCGTTTGCATAACAAAGGTCATTTGATGCAGGAATTGACTAAAGTAAAACGTGTAATGCAGAAAATTGATGCCACTGCACCTCATGAAGTGATGTTGGTGGTCGATGCCGGTACTGGTCAGAATGCTATTAATCAGGTCGAGATGTTTGATGAGGCGGTAGGCTTGACGGGCTTAACTATTACCAAACTTGATGGTACTGCCAAAGGTGGGGTACTGTTTAATATCGCCAGTCGTACTCATGTGCCGATTCGCTTTATTGGTGTGGGTGAAAAAATTGATGACCTGCGTCCATTCTCTGCCAAATCTTTTGTTGCTGCATTATTTGAAACTGAAAAATAA
- a CDS encoding nitroreductase family protein — MALLNKIGQVLTSDLTKDFKFSRKNKLNDDLELTFVDQLKKRRSIDQLGKRVHSSQAYLSEIIQEAVRSCPSAYDSQTTRIVVLFADSHYRFWEIVKQVQRQHMPAHIYEGIEIKLNQCAAAYGTVLFYEDQAVIQQLQKKMPLNSEDFPAWSEQTSGMAQFAVWMTLADSGLGASLQHYNPLIDERVAEHFEIEKNWLLRAQLCFGSIEQTVEEKLQKPD, encoded by the coding sequence ATGGCATTGCTAAATAAAATTGGTCAGGTATTAACAAGTGATCTCACCAAAGATTTTAAATTTTCAAGAAAAAACAAACTGAATGATGATTTAGAACTGACTTTTGTCGATCAATTGAAAAAGCGCCGTAGTATCGATCAACTCGGTAAGCGGGTACATTCTAGTCAGGCTTATCTTAGCGAAATCATTCAGGAAGCAGTGCGGAGTTGTCCTTCGGCTTATGATTCTCAAACTACGCGCATTGTGGTGTTATTTGCAGACTCTCATTATCGATTCTGGGAAATTGTGAAACAGGTACAGCGTCAGCATATGCCGGCACATATTTACGAAGGGATTGAAATCAAGTTGAATCAATGTGCTGCTGCCTATGGCACGGTTTTATTTTATGAAGATCAAGCCGTGATTCAACAATTGCAAAAGAAAATGCCATTAAATAGTGAGGATTTTCCAGCGTGGTCGGAACAAACTTCCGGTATGGCGCAATTTGCTGTGTGGATGACGCTGGCAGATTCTGGTTTGGGAGCATCCTTACAGCACTACAATCCACTGATTGATGAAAGGGTCGCTGAGCATTTTGAGATTGAAAAGAACTGGTTGTTACGTGCACAACTTTGCTTTGGATCAATTGAACAAACAGTAGAAGAAAAATTACAAAAGCCGGATTAG
- a CDS encoding nitroreductase family protein: MAFLDQIKQRRSIYSIGKNVELDQAEIEKIIKDAVKHSPSSFNSQTSRVVILFGQSHDTFWHIVRETLRDLVSADAFESTNSKINAFAAGYGTALFYEDQNVVKSMQEQFALYADNFPVWSEHSSAIAQFATWTALAERNIGASLQHYNPIIDEEVAQTFEIPSHWKLRAQLVFGSIEAPAGEKTFMDDAERFKTFA, translated from the coding sequence ATGGCATTTTTAGATCAGATTAAACAACGCCGTAGCATTTATTCAATTGGAAAAAATGTAGAGCTGGATCAAGCAGAAATTGAGAAAATCATTAAAGATGCGGTGAAGCACAGTCCGTCATCTTTTAACTCGCAAACCTCGCGTGTGGTGATTTTATTTGGTCAATCACATGATACTTTCTGGCATATTGTACGTGAAACTTTACGTGATCTGGTTTCAGCAGATGCATTTGAATCAACCAATAGCAAGATCAATGCTTTTGCTGCAGGTTATGGTACCGCACTGTTTTATGAAGACCAGAACGTGGTGAAGTCGATGCAGGAGCAGTTTGCACTTTATGCCGATAACTTCCCGGTCTGGTCTGAGCATTCTTCTGCTATTGCACAGTTTGCAACCTGGACCGCTTTGGCAGAAAGAAATATTGGTGCTTCATTGCAGCACTACAATCCAATTATTGATGAAGAAGTCGCACAAACTTTCGAGATTCCATCTCACTGGAAACTTCGCGCTCAACTGGTATTTGGTTCGATTGAAGCTCCTGCAGGTGAAAAAACCTTTATGGATGATGCAGAGCGCTTTAAGACCTTTGCATAA